AATAGATTGCGGTGAAGGCACACAAATCACGATTAAAATGCAAGGATGGAGTTTTAAGGCGATTGATCTTATTTGTTTTACTCATTACCATGGAGATCATATTAGTGGGCTCCCGGGGCTTCTATTAACGATTGGTAATTCAAATAGAACAGAACCATTAACATTAATTGGACCAAAGGGATTAGAAAGAGTAGTTAATGGGCTTCGAGTGATAGCGCCAGAGTTACCTTATGATATAAAATTTATTGAAATTAATGAAGCATATGAAAGCCTTCATATCGGTCAATATAATATTGAAGCATATAGAGTAAAACATAACATCATTTGCTATGCATATAATGTAAACATTAAAAGACTGGGCAAATTCGATGCAGATAAAGCGAAGGCTAATAATATACCACTTAAATATTGGTCTCCTCTTCAAAAGGGGAACACATTAGAAGTTGATGGACAAGTATTGACCCCTGATATGGTTTTAGGAGAAAGTCGTAAGGGTTTGAAGATTAGCTATTGTACAGATTCAAGGCCTGTTCAACAAATTGAAACATATGTTAAGGATGCAGATTTATTTGTTTGTGAAGGCATGTATGGAGAAGAAACAGAAGAAACAAAAGCAAGTGCATATAAGCATATGACCTTTGAAGAAGCTGCAAAGCTTGCAAAGAATGCAAAAGCGTTAGAACTTTGGTTAACGCATTTTAGTCCTTCTCTAGTTTATCCAAAAGATTATTTGCATGTTGCTAAGAAAATATTTCAAAATACTGTAATTGGTAAGGACCGTATGACTAAGACTTTCAAGTTTGATGATGAAGCTTCAGAGGATTTATAAAATGTACGATATAATGATAGATTATAAAACTAAGAGGTGATGAGATGAGAAAACTAATAGCAATAATCATTCTAATAGGCCTT
This sequence is a window from Firmicutes bacterium HGW-Firmicutes-1. Protein-coding genes within it:
- a CDS encoding ribonuclease Z, which gives rise to MLDVCLLGTGGMMPLPYRWLTALMLRYNGSNMLIDCGEGTQITIKMQGWSFKAIDLICFTHYHGDHISGLPGLLLTIGNSNRTEPLTLIGPKGLERVVNGLRVIAPELPYDIKFIEINEAYESLHIGQYNIEAYRVKHNIICYAYNVNIKRLGKFDADKAKANNIPLKYWSPLQKGNTLEVDGQVLTPDMVLGESRKGLKISYCTDSRPVQQIETYVKDADLFVCEGMYGEETEETKASAYKHMTFEEAAKLAKNAKALELWLTHFSPSLVYPKDYLHVAKKIFQNTVIGKDRMTKTFKFDDEASEDL